In Curtobacterium sp. TC1, the following proteins share a genomic window:
- a CDS encoding RNA degradosome polyphosphate kinase, which yields MDTEPQLDGESVAPDLDDFDEVVEIEHESLPSDRYFDRELSWLRFNQRVLELGEDRTQPLLERANFLAIFASNLDEFFMVRVAGLKRRIDTGIAVPTNVGRAPSDVLRDIAKKAHELQDRHAQAFIGSLKPDLDAAGIHIEHWSDLDEADRLRMREYFNEQIFPVLMPLAVDPAHPFPYISGLSLNLAVRVRNPKSQRQEFARLKVPQNFSRFIKLPDDNSGRMRFIPLEDLIANHLDDLFPGMEVLEHHVFRVTRNEDVEIEEDEAENLIQALERELLRRRFGPPIRLEITEDMDPVTLDLLVRELDITEQEVFRLPSPLDLGGLFEISKINRPDLHYPKHVPTTPVQFQPGEPNTKPDLFRAIKANDVLVHHPYESFATSVQAFLEQAAADPHVLAIKQTLYRTSGDSPIVEALIDAAAAGKQVLALVEIKARFDEQNNITWARKLEKAGVHVVYGLVGLKTHSKLVLVIRQEGGTLKHYSHIGTGNYNPKTSRIYEDMGLFTADDTVGKDLTRLFNELSGYAIEKKFKRLLVAPLHLRKGLLKRIQTEADNARAGKPSGIRIKVNSMVDEQIIDALYLASQAGVPVDVWVRGICSLKPGMEGVSDTIRVRSIVGRYLEHSRAFAFHNEGDPAVFIGSADMMHRNLDRRVEALVRLTAPDHINEVLEMFDLAMADTASSWHLESDGEWTRHSTDDDGRPLEDVQNVTMRKISARKRSTR from the coding sequence ATGGACACCGAACCGCAGCTCGACGGCGAATCCGTCGCACCCGACCTCGACGACTTCGACGAGGTCGTCGAGATCGAGCACGAGTCGCTGCCGTCGGACCGCTACTTCGACCGTGAGCTCAGCTGGTTGCGCTTCAACCAGCGGGTGCTCGAACTGGGCGAGGACCGCACGCAGCCCCTGCTCGAGCGTGCGAACTTCCTGGCGATCTTCGCGTCCAACCTCGACGAGTTCTTCATGGTCCGGGTGGCCGGCCTGAAGCGCCGCATCGACACCGGCATCGCCGTCCCGACCAACGTCGGCCGTGCACCGAGCGACGTCCTGCGCGACATCGCGAAGAAGGCCCACGAACTGCAGGACCGCCACGCCCAGGCGTTCATCGGCTCGCTCAAGCCCGACCTCGACGCCGCCGGCATCCACATCGAGCACTGGTCCGACCTGGACGAGGCCGACCGGCTGCGGATGCGCGAGTACTTCAACGAGCAGATCTTCCCGGTCCTCATGCCCCTGGCGGTCGACCCGGCGCACCCGTTCCCCTACATCTCCGGACTCTCGCTCAACCTGGCGGTCCGGGTCCGCAACCCGAAGTCACAGCGGCAGGAGTTCGCGCGCCTGAAGGTGCCGCAGAACTTCTCCCGCTTCATCAAGCTGCCGGACGACAACTCCGGGCGGATGCGGTTCATCCCCCTCGAAGACCTCATCGCGAACCACCTCGACGACCTGTTCCCGGGGATGGAGGTGCTCGAGCACCACGTGTTCCGGGTCACCCGCAACGAGGACGTCGAGATCGAGGAGGACGAGGCCGAGAACCTCATCCAGGCCCTCGAGCGCGAACTGCTGCGTCGCCGGTTCGGTCCGCCCATCCGCCTCGAGATCACCGAGGACATGGACCCGGTGACCCTCGACCTGCTCGTGCGCGAGCTCGACATCACCGAGCAGGAGGTCTTCCGGCTGCCGTCGCCCCTCGACCTCGGCGGCCTGTTCGAGATCTCGAAGATCAACCGTCCGGACCTGCACTACCCGAAGCACGTGCCGACGACCCCGGTGCAGTTCCAGCCGGGCGAACCGAACACGAAGCCCGACCTGTTCCGCGCCATCAAGGCGAACGACGTCCTCGTGCACCACCCGTACGAGTCCTTCGCGACGAGCGTGCAGGCGTTCCTCGAGCAGGCCGCGGCCGACCCGCACGTGCTCGCCATCAAGCAGACGCTGTACCGCACCTCTGGTGACAGCCCCATCGTCGAGGCCCTGATCGACGCCGCCGCCGCGGGCAAGCAGGTCCTGGCGCTCGTCGAGATCAAGGCGCGCTTCGACGAGCAGAACAACATCACGTGGGCCCGCAAGCTCGAGAAGGCCGGCGTGCACGTCGTCTACGGCCTGGTCGGGCTGAAGACGCACTCGAAGCTCGTGCTCGTCATCCGGCAAGAGGGCGGCACGCTCAAGCACTACAGCCACATCGGCACGGGCAACTACAACCCGAAGACCTCGCGCATCTACGAGGACATGGGCCTGTTCACCGCGGACGACACCGTGGGCAAGGACCTGACGCGCCTGTTCAACGAGCTGTCCGGCTACGCGATCGAGAAGAAGTTCAAGCGGCTGCTCGTCGCACCGCTGCACCTGCGCAAGGGGCTGCTCAAGCGCATCCAGACCGAGGCGGACAACGCGCGCGCCGGCAAGCCGTCCGGCATCCGGATCAAGGTCAACTCGATGGTCGACGAGCAGATCATCGACGCCCTCTACCTGGCCAGCCAGGCCGGTGTGCCGGTCGACGTCTGGGTGCGCGGCATCTGCTCGCTCAAGCCGGGGATGGAAGGGGTGAGCGACACCATCCGGGTGCGGAGCATCGTCGGCCGGTACCTCGAGCACTCCCGCGCGTTCGCGTTCCACAACGAGGGCGACCCGGCCGTGTTCATCGGCAGCGCCGACATGATGCACCGCAACCTCGACCGCCGGGTCGAGGCCCTCGTGCGGTTGACGGCGCCGGACCACATCAACGAGGTGCTCGAGATGTTCGACCTGGCGATGGCCGACACCGCGAGCTCGTGGCACCTCGAGTCCGACGGCGAGTGGACGCGGCACTCGACCGACGATGACGGTCGTCCGCTCGAAGACGTGCAGAATGTGACCATGCGGAAGATCTCGGCTCGGAAGCGCTCCACTCGGTGA
- a CDS encoding NUDIX hydrolase → MSGGPSGPVLAAGAVVWREQDGTPLVLLIHRDHHKDVSLPKGKVDPGEAVPTTAVREIDEETGYRVHLGAPLGTAEYVLPNGRDKVVHYWAARVSAKEYARAGDFTPNHEVAALEWVTIDDARNRLTYERDVAILDRFAERAAAGHHRTFALIALRHAKTVPGSDWNGPDATRPLLPVGRSQAKAAASPVAAFGPKKIVSSTAARCLATVEPLSATTKLGVSSSSDISQDAHDRGAADVKGVVRRRLDKGKTAVLCSHGPVLPDIIARIATATADDSGRFDLRRAAMLSVGDFSVMHIAGETLVAVETHRNTIPA, encoded by the coding sequence GTGAGCGGCGGTCCCTCGGGCCCCGTCCTCGCCGCCGGCGCAGTCGTCTGGCGCGAACAGGACGGCACGCCCCTCGTGCTGCTCATCCACCGCGACCACCACAAGGACGTCTCCCTGCCCAAGGGCAAGGTCGATCCGGGTGAGGCCGTCCCGACGACCGCCGTACGCGAGATCGACGAGGAGACGGGCTACCGCGTGCACCTCGGCGCCCCGCTCGGCACCGCCGAGTACGTGCTGCCGAACGGCCGCGACAAGGTCGTGCACTACTGGGCCGCGCGCGTCTCGGCGAAGGAGTACGCCCGTGCCGGCGACTTCACCCCGAACCACGAGGTCGCCGCACTCGAGTGGGTCACGATCGACGACGCCCGCAACCGCCTGACGTACGAGCGCGACGTGGCGATCCTCGACCGGTTCGCCGAGCGCGCCGCCGCGGGCCACCACCGCACGTTCGCCCTGATCGCGCTGCGGCACGCGAAGACCGTGCCCGGCTCCGACTGGAACGGCCCGGACGCCACCCGTCCGCTCCTGCCCGTCGGCCGCTCGCAGGCGAAGGCCGCGGCGTCGCCGGTCGCCGCGTTCGGTCCGAAGAAGATCGTGAGCAGCACGGCAGCACGGTGCCTCGCCACCGTCGAACCGCTGTCGGCCACCACGAAGCTCGGGGTCTCGAGCAGCTCCGACATCAGCCAGGACGCCCACGACCGCGGCGCCGCCGACGTCAAGGGCGTCGTCCGTCGACGGCTCGACAAGGGCAAGACCGCGGTGCTGTGCTCGCACGGGCCGGTGCTGCCGGACATCATCGCGCGGATCGCCACCGCGACCGCCGACGACTCCGGCCGGTTCGACCTGCGCCGTGCCGCGATGCTGTCGGTCGGCGACTTCTCGGTGATGCACATCGCCGGTGAGACCCTCGTCGCCGTCGAGACCCACCGCAACACGATCCCGGCGTAG